The region attttaaaattatttagaaaatgacatatcatattataagaaaaaattattaaaatttagtaattaaaatatcattgttaatatatatatatatatatatatatatatatatatatatatatatatatatatatatatatattcacttgTTTCTACGTACGTACAGTTTCACTTGAAGCAGCAAATTCAAATCTTGTTTTTCTCAAAGATTCTGagtccatcatcatcatcatgttccacCACACTAACACCTTCAACCTTTTTCAATACCCCAACATGAACATCAACATGAACATGAACATGTCTATTTGTCACCCTACTTCTATGATGGAGGCTCATTCCAATTCTGATACTATTAAGAACCTAAATATGAGTCTAAGTTCCACATCgactaaaaatgagaaagtaaaacGGTTAACTGTTACCACACCTTTCGACGGAGGATCATCCCTTGGAGGCTTTGCTAATGATCACTGTCGCCATTCTGTGACGTTGGAACCAAACAAAACAACCATTGATGCTTTGCATGGGTACGAGAAAAACACCGTCATATGTAAATTTTCACAGAAAACCATGTTGGTTCATCCATCTCAAGCTTCATCTTCCAAATCATTacccttttctctttttaaCAAGTGTGAATTATTGATGAGTGAATGTCCCTGGAACAGTAATCAAAATGCAGAGGTGAAAAAGGATACCAACATTGCTAATCATGACATAATCAAAGGGCAATGGACTCCTGAAGAAGATAGGTATGtgactttttttcttattcttgttaaaaaaatgatttggttttttctgaaataaataaaaaaaatgtttagtgACAGATTTATATGTGATTTGAATCCATtttagtttatgaaaaaaaacattgaaaaatatttaattaaaaataggaatttgtggtttttgTAGAGCTCTTGTGGAATTGGTGAATCAATGGGGAACCAAGAAATGGACACAAATTGCAAGATCAATAGAGGGCAGAATTGGGAAGCAATGTCGAGAAAGATGGAATAACCATCTTCAGCCAAACATTAAGGTTTTTCTCATTCGATTCTTATTTCTTATGTgtacttaattttgtgtgtgtcaatattaacgaaaattatactttaatttttattttttttaactttcattatttattttctgacGTGATTTAGTGTAGatcattaattcttttaaaaaaaaaatagtgatacaTTACTCAATAATCTACACTAAATCGTGTCAAAAggtaaaaagtgaaaataaaatatggaagtcataatatcattatttcaatattaatgaGATGAAAGAGTAAAGTTAAAcgtaattttataaaagtattcTAATATCACTTTTCATACTTTTCATAAGAAataagtgtattttttttagtcttattagatctattttctttttcccctttctcatccttccattttttcttcaatgccatgtaataaataaaacacaaacttgttgtcaaaaatataaaaaaagtgaaaaattc is a window of Vigna unguiculata cultivar IT97K-499-35 chromosome 4, ASM411807v1, whole genome shotgun sequence DNA encoding:
- the LOC114180363 gene encoding uncharacterized protein LOC114180363; protein product: MFHHTNTFNLFQYPNMNINMNMNMSICHPTSMMEAHSNSDTIKNLNMSLSSTSTKNEKVKRLTVTTPFDGGSSLGGFANDHCRHSVTLEPNKTTIDALHGYEKNTVICKFSQKTMLVHPSQASSSKSLPFSLFNKCELLMSECPWNSNQNAEVKKDTNIANHDIIKGQWTPEEDRALVELVNQWGTKKWTQIARSIEGRIGKQCRERWNNHLQPNIKKGSWSLEEDMILIKGHQEFGTKWSKIAKRMCGRSENDIKNRWNATMRRQNCNKNNQGNYKGSMLHAYVKWVTATQQSAKLLSNKNNQNVLGCSCDELALLLT